The following coding sequences are from one Brooklawnia cerclae window:
- the rho gene encoding transcription termination factor Rho: protein MTETSTGPQTGLSSLLLPELKKMASGMGIKGAGTMRKADLVTAIQASQRGRGAAPSTPRASVGAVELHQEALPAVTEAGPAKTPAASASGDTVVAGPQSDGAQPSRRSRRQRGERPQEAGEQAVEARVETPVRETHERVNEPAPVVDSDGTSDEVGARLAALSQDPKVRERLRERGTNRPAEQTKPADAGVDLAPTQRQAPATVVSPSRDDDSSQPNSRRSRHRRQRDRNNNNNSNRRNRGSSGDVDRVDETVREDDVLIDVRGILDVLDNYAFVRTAGYLPGPNDAYVSLSMVRKNGLRKGDIVSGAIRQPREGERREKYNPLVRLDTVNGVSPDQMKDRPDFNKLVPLYPQQRLRMETTPQNMTGRIIDLVSPIGKGQRGLIVSPSKAGKTMVMQSIAHAVTANNPEVHLMVVLVDERPEEVTDFQRTTTGEVIASTFDRPAEDHTIVAELAIERAKRLVELGRDVVVLLDGITRLGRAYNLAAPASGRILSGGVDSAALYPPKKFFGAARNIENGGSLTILATALVESGSKMDEVIFEEFKGTGNMELRLSRQLADKRIFPAINVEASGTRREELLMGRTELDIIWKLRRVLSGLEDQQALEMLLSRMRKTQNNSEFLVLISKTTPSAD, encoded by the coding sequence GTGACCGAGACTTCAACTGGCCCACAGACCGGCCTGTCGTCCCTGTTGCTGCCGGAGCTCAAGAAAATGGCTTCCGGGATGGGCATCAAGGGTGCGGGCACCATGCGCAAAGCCGATCTTGTGACGGCGATCCAGGCGTCCCAACGTGGTCGTGGCGCCGCGCCGTCGACGCCGCGCGCCTCCGTGGGCGCCGTAGAACTCCACCAGGAAGCGTTGCCCGCCGTGACCGAGGCCGGGCCCGCGAAGACGCCTGCGGCGTCCGCTTCCGGTGACACCGTCGTCGCCGGTCCGCAGTCCGACGGGGCTCAGCCCTCGCGCCGCAGCCGTCGGCAGCGTGGCGAGCGTCCCCAGGAAGCGGGTGAGCAGGCCGTCGAAGCCCGCGTCGAGACCCCCGTGCGTGAGACCCACGAGCGTGTGAACGAGCCGGCGCCCGTGGTGGACTCCGACGGCACGTCGGACGAGGTCGGCGCCCGCCTGGCGGCACTGAGCCAGGACCCGAAGGTGCGTGAGCGCCTGCGTGAGCGGGGAACGAACCGGCCCGCCGAGCAGACCAAGCCGGCCGACGCCGGCGTCGATCTGGCGCCGACCCAACGTCAGGCGCCCGCGACCGTGGTCAGCCCCTCGCGGGACGACGACTCGTCCCAGCCCAACAGCCGCCGCTCGCGGCATCGCCGGCAGCGCGACCGGAACAATAACAACAACAGCAACCGCCGCAACCGGGGCTCGTCAGGCGACGTCGATCGCGTGGACGAGACCGTGCGTGAGGACGACGTCCTCATCGATGTGCGTGGCATCCTCGACGTCCTCGACAACTACGCCTTCGTCCGGACTGCCGGATACCTGCCCGGTCCGAACGACGCCTACGTGTCGTTGTCGATGGTCCGCAAGAACGGGCTGCGCAAGGGCGACATCGTGAGCGGCGCGATCCGCCAGCCCCGCGAGGGCGAACGCCGCGAGAAGTACAACCCGCTGGTCCGGCTCGACACCGTCAACGGGGTCTCTCCCGATCAGATGAAGGACCGCCCGGACTTCAACAAGCTCGTCCCCCTGTACCCGCAGCAGCGGCTGCGCATGGAGACCACACCGCAGAACATGACCGGCCGGATCATCGACCTGGTGAGCCCGATCGGCAAGGGACAGCGCGGCCTCATCGTGTCACCCTCCAAGGCCGGCAAGACGATGGTCATGCAGTCGATCGCGCACGCGGTCACCGCCAACAACCCTGAGGTGCACCTGATGGTCGTCCTGGTGGACGAGCGTCCCGAGGAGGTCACCGACTTCCAGCGGACCACCACCGGTGAGGTCATCGCGTCGACCTTCGATCGTCCGGCCGAGGACCACACGATCGTCGCGGAACTGGCGATCGAACGGGCCAAGCGCCTGGTCGAACTGGGACGCGACGTCGTCGTCCTGCTGGACGGCATCACCCGCCTGGGACGCGCCTACAACCTGGCCGCCCCGGCCTCCGGCCGGATCCTGTCCGGCGGCGTCGACTCCGCGGCCCTCTATCCGCCGAAGAAGTTCTTCGGTGCGGCGCGCAACATCGAGAACGGCGGCTCTCTGACGATCCTGGCCACGGCGCTGGTCGAGAGCGGATCGAAGATGGACGAGGTCATCTTCGAGGAGTTCAAGGGCACCGGCAACATGGAGCTGCGGCTCTCGCGTCAGCTCGCCGACAAGCGCATCTTCCCCGCCATCAACGTGGAGGCCTCCGGCACGCGGCGTGAGGAACTCCTCATGGGACGCACGGAGCTCGACATCATCTGGAAGTTGCGCCGGGTGCTGTCCGGCCTCGAGGACCAGCAGGCCCTCGAGATGCTGCTCAGCCGTATGCGCAAGACCCAGAACAACTCCGAGTTCCTCGTCCTCATCAGCAAGACCACGCCCAGCGCCGACTGA
- the modD gene encoding ModD protein: MIAPSTALIDRLLAEDVPYGDLTTHLLGIGDRAARIRFAARDEIVVAGVPVARELCRRVGAEITFSLDSGQRVGRGDPLLVAEGPAAGLHAAWKVCANVFESCCGIATRTRALVDAARSAAPGIGVFGTRKVFPGVKELAIEALEAGGALPHRLGLSETVLVFEQHTALLGGIEALVDAVPGLRRDACEKRVLAEVTRRDEALLLAAAGVDGLQFDKVPPSELAGIVAAVREVDQRIVLIAAGGITGTNAADYAATGVDGLASSWMYAGRPADIGVVIEPA, from the coding sequence GTGATTGCACCGAGCACCGCCCTGATCGATCGGCTGCTGGCCGAGGACGTCCCCTACGGCGACCTCACCACCCACCTGCTCGGCATCGGCGACCGAGCGGCACGCATCCGCTTCGCCGCCCGTGACGAGATCGTCGTCGCGGGCGTCCCCGTGGCACGGGAGCTCTGCCGACGCGTCGGCGCGGAGATCACGTTCAGCCTCGACAGCGGGCAGCGCGTCGGACGCGGGGATCCGCTGCTGGTGGCCGAGGGCCCGGCGGCCGGTCTGCACGCGGCATGGAAGGTGTGCGCCAACGTCTTCGAGAGTTGCTGCGGGATAGCCACCAGAACCCGCGCACTCGTGGACGCGGCCCGCTCGGCGGCGCCGGGAATCGGCGTGTTCGGCACCCGCAAGGTCTTCCCCGGCGTCAAGGAACTCGCCATCGAGGCCCTCGAAGCGGGCGGCGCGCTGCCGCACCGGCTCGGGCTGTCGGAGACCGTGCTCGTGTTCGAGCAGCACACGGCGCTGTTGGGTGGCATCGAGGCACTCGTCGACGCCGTCCCCGGGCTACGGCGCGACGCGTGCGAGAAGAGGGTGCTGGCCGAGGTGACGAGGCGGGACGAGGCGCTGTTGCTCGCCGCGGCCGGGGTCGACGGGCTGCAGTTCGACAAGGTCCCGCCGTCCGAGCTGGCCGGGATCGTCGCCGCCGTCCGGGAAGTGGATCAGCGCATCGTCCTGATCGCGGCAGGTGGCATCACCGGGACCAACGCGGCCGACTACGCGGCCACGGGCGTTGACGGCCTGGCCAGCTCGTGGATGTACGCCGGGCGACCCGCCGACATCGGCGTGGTCATCGAGCCCGCATAG
- the thrH gene encoding bifunctional phosphoserine phosphatase/homoserine phosphotransferase ThrH — translation MIVACLDLEGVLVPEIWINVAEQTGIADLALTTRDIADYDELMGHRLRVLDEHGLGLADIQRVIAGLTPLPGAPEFLDWLRERFQVIILSDTFYQFADPLMVQLGRPTLFCHDLEVTAAGRISGYRLRMADQKRHCVAALQQVRFACIAAGDSHNDTSMLGQADEGIFFNPPRALADRFPQYPVAYDYAELRTQFLAAQERITAS, via the coding sequence ATGATCGTCGCCTGCCTCGACCTCGAGGGCGTGCTCGTGCCCGAGATCTGGATCAATGTGGCGGAGCAGACCGGTATCGCCGATCTGGCCCTCACCACTCGCGACATCGCCGACTACGACGAGCTCATGGGGCATCGTCTGCGGGTGCTGGACGAGCACGGGCTGGGTCTGGCCGACATCCAGCGGGTGATCGCGGGTCTCACGCCTCTCCCCGGGGCGCCGGAGTTCCTCGACTGGCTGCGCGAGCGCTTCCAGGTGATCATCTTGTCCGACACCTTCTACCAGTTCGCCGATCCGCTGATGGTCCAGCTGGGCCGTCCCACACTGTTCTGCCACGATCTCGAGGTCACCGCCGCGGGGCGCATCTCCGGCTACCGGCTTCGTATGGCCGACCAGAAGCGGCACTGTGTGGCGGCGTTGCAGCAGGTCAGGTTCGCCTGCATCGCCGCGGGCGACTCGCACAACGACACGTCGATGCTCGGTCAGGCGGACGAGGGGATCTTCTTCAACCCGCCGCGCGCCCTGGCCGACCGCTTCCCGCAGTATCCGGTGGCGTACGACTACGCCGAGCTACGCACGCAATTCCTCGCGGCGCAGGAGCGGATCACCGCGTCCTGA